The following are encoded together in the Equus quagga isolate Etosha38 chromosome 15, UCLA_HA_Equagga_1.0, whole genome shotgun sequence genome:
- the LOC124227186 gene encoding LOW QUALITY PROTEIN: zinc finger protein 280A-like (The sequence of the model RefSeq protein was modified relative to this genomic sequence to represent the inferred CDS: inserted 1 base in 1 codon; substituted 3 bases at 3 genomic stop codons) encodes MAPSPQVMPHNSLDLLSSWSPSLAGAELSIGGNEESPCASKQISTSDINSGNPQKPKCSDGIPGGXASAVARSAVSPMTSRSIPSEGVPSSPSHVQKGASFXLAYADDKAHWDSMDPGTSSSLERLRKTDFLSLASQSKAVDPKKGNLIVLLHDFYCGQHKGDEQPEQNTYTNFKCLSCLKVLKSVKFMNHVRNHLELEKQRGDGWEIHTTCQHCHRQFPTPFQLQCHIESVHTTQEPSTVCKICELSFEIDQLLLQHMEDNHKPGKMPYVCQICNYRSSAFADVETHFRTCQENTKKLFCPFCLEIFKAAIPYGNHRWRHWNKRVFQCSKCRIXFLTSKEKVESQTKNHHPFXKAEQLEGLPPETVVMIQTLVQPGSRGGAFIIVSRNSKAITAALAPLSQNPHPVVARRGARERACAPPGLAANRIATPGAAPTSRPHLAANHRSQRARVRRRRRRRRRRRRLGPEEASSPRALPGSDSGPSAARSSGTAVDGHGKGGSVAQPERFRRGGGRDSAAAAPQVRTPRCPSGLSLCRGPLKGGSGRRPCRPKTPSARASFPEFSLRSPEPRGQPLLPGQSRAQPPGKGPVMAPSAPACSRAPRAPGSPSPGFPLPLLGGGLLWS; translated from the exons cTCACCACAAGTCATGCCTCACAATTCCTTAGATTTGCTCTCCTCATGGTCTCCGAGTCTAGCTGGAGCTGAACTTTCTATAGGAGGCAACGAGGAAAGTCCGTGTGCTTCAAAGCAAATTTCCACTTCTGATATAAACAGTGGAAATCCCCAAAAACCTAAATGCAGTGATGGAATCCCAGGAGGATAAGCCTCAGCTGTGGCCCGTTCAGCTGTCTCTCCTATGACCAGCAGGAGTATACCCTCAGAAGGTGTCCCATCTTCACCAAGCCATGTTCAGAAAGGGGCATCAT TCTTGGCTTATGCAGATGACAAGGCACACTGGGATAGCATGGATCCAGGCACATCAAGTAGCTTGGAAAGGCTGCGAAAAACAGACTTTTTGAGTCTAGCAAGTCAAAGCAAAGCTGTTGATCCCAAGAAAGGAAATCTGATTGTGTTACTTCATGATTTTTACTGTGGACAGCATAAAGGAGACGAGCAGCCAGAACAGAACACTTATACAAACTTTAAATGCCTCAGCTGCTTGAAAGTTCTAAAAAGTGTTAAGTTCATGAATCACGTGAGGAATCATTTGGAACTTGAGAAGCAGAGAGGTGATGGCTGGGAAATCCACACCACCTGCCAGCACTGCCATCGGCAGTTTCCCACTCCCTTCCAGCTGCAATGTCACATCGAAAGTGTGCACACTACCCAGGAGCCCTCCACTGTCTGTAAAATTTGTGAATTGTCTTTTGAAATAGATCAGCTTCTCTTACAGCACATGGAGGACAATCATAAGCCTGGCAAAATGCCCTATGTGTGCCAAATTTGCAATTACAGATCGTCAGCCTTTGCTGATGTGGAAACACATTTCAGAACATGCCAGGAAAACACTAAGAAATTGTTTTGTCCGTTTTGCCTTGAAATTTTTAAAGCTGCAATACCCTATGGGAATCATCGTTGGAGGCATTGGAACAAGAGAGTCTTTCAGTGTTCCAAGTGCCGGATATAGTTTTTAACTTCAAAGGAGAAAGTGGAGAGCCAAACCAAGAATCATCATCCATTTTAAAAG gcagagcaaTTGGAAGGGTTGCCTCCTGAAACAGTGGTTATGATTCAAACTTTAGTTCAACCAGGATCAAGAGGTGGAGCATTCATTATT GTTTCCAGGAATTCAAAAGCCATCACAGCTGCCCTCGCCCCTCTCAGCCAGAACCCACACCCAGTGGTCGCCAGGCGGGGCGCCAGAGAGCGCGCATGCGCTCCACCCGGCCTCGCGGCCAATCGGATCGCAACGCCCGGGGCCGCGCCGACCTCGCGCCCGCATCTGGCAGCCAATCACAGGTCGCAGCGGGCGCGCGTGCGGAGGCGTCGGCGGCGTCGGCGGCGTCGGCGGCGCCTGGGGCCTGAGGAGGCGTCGTCGCCTCGGGCTCTGCCCGGGAGCGACTCCGGCCCGTCCGCCGCCCGCAGTTCCGGGACCGCCGTGGACGGCCACGGTAAGGGTGGGAGCGTGGCGCAGCCCGAGCGTTTtcggaggggaggtgggagggattCCGCGGCCGCAGCTCCACAGGTCCGGACACCGCGTTGTCCGAGCGGCCTGTCCCTTTGCCGAGGCCCTCTGAAGGGAGGGTCGGGTAGGCGGCCCTGTCGCCCCAAGACCCCCTCCGCACGGGCCTCCTTCCCTGAGTTCAGCCTCCGCTCCCCGGAGCCCCGCGGGCAACCCCTTCTCCCAGGTCAGAGCAGAGCCCAGCCTCCTGGCAAAGGGCCTGTCATGGCTCCCAGTGCCCCCGCCTGCTCCCGGGCTCCCCGCGCCCCTGGCTCCCCCTCCCCcggcttccccctccccctccttggCGGTGGTCTCTTGTGGAGCTAA
- the ZNF280B gene encoding zinc finger protein 280B produces MEQPCTLCKEEQEPEPQKSIEETKQVDDEDAELIFVGVEHEDAELIFVGVTSNSKPVVSNILNRVTPGSCSRRKKYGHLRKDTAHKLQPVSHVTPTSETVTVLPLSESESRSTDSPVIIEPLSKPNYKNNSPQVVPNSSSELCSPLITFASSLQHQVGAALSVGGMNKSLCVSKRHSTSEVNSINSKRPKLSDGIIGGHSSASSPSGIFHTITTQQSTPSNGVHTSLSHVQDGAPFSTAFPKDNVLFKPVNPVRENRLEETHFLSLASENKTVDPKKGNLIVLLQDFYYGQHKGDEQPEQKTHTTFKCLSCLKVLKNVKFMNHMKHHLELEKQKGDSWENHTTCQHCHRQFPTPFQLQCHIESVHTTQEPSTVCKICELSFETDQVLLQHMKDNHKPGEMPYVCQVCNYRSSAFADVETHFRTCHENTKNLLCPFCLKIFKTATPYMCHYRGHWEKSVHQCSKCRLQFLTFKEKMEHKTQCHQMFKKPKQLEGLPPDTKVVIQVSLGPLQPGSVKVASVTVSTSDSEPSPSRSKSRSSKNLR; encoded by the coding sequence atggaacaaCCATGTACGTTATGTAAGGAAGAACAAGAGCCAGAACCACAGAAGAGCATAGAAGAAACCAAACAAGTAGATGATGAAGATGCTGAGCTGATCTTTGTTGGGGTGGAACATGAAGATGCTGAACTGATCTTTGTTGGGGTGACTTCAAATTCAAAACCAGTGGTTTCAAACATTTTGAACAGAGTCACCCCAGGTTCATgttcaaggagaaaaaagtatGGTCACCTTAGAAAAGATACTGCTCACAAATTGCAGCCTGTAAGTCATGTGACCCCTACATCAGAAACAGTGACTGTCTTGCCACTTTCAGAATCTGAATCTAGATCAACAGATAGTCCTGTTATTATTGAGCCTTTGTCTAAacctaattataaaaataattcaccaCAAGTCGTGCCTAATAGCTCTTCAGAGTTATGTTCTCCTTTGATTACCTTCGCAAGTTCGTTGCAGCATCAGGTAGGAGCAGCACTTTCTGTAGGAGGTATGAATAAAAGTCTTTGCGTATCAAAGCGGCATTCCACTTCTGAAGTAAACAGCATAAATTCCAAAAGGCCTAAACTCAGTGATGGAATCATAGGGGGACATTCTTCAGCCTCGTCCCCGTCAGGTATCTTTCATACAATTACTACTCAGCAAAGCACACCCTCAAATGGTGTTCATACCTCATTAAGCCATGTTCAGGATGGAGCACCTTTTTCAACAGCTTTTCCAAAGGATAATGTCCTTTTCAAGCCTGTAAATCCCGTTAGGGAAAATAGACTGGAAGAAACACACTTTTTGAGTCTCGCAAGTGAAAACAAGACTGTTGATCCCAAGAAAGGAAATCTGATTGTGTTACTTCAGGACTTTTACTACGGACAACATAAAGGAGACGAGCAGCCAGAACAGAAGACTCACACAACTTTTAAATGCCTCAGCTGCTTAAAAGTTCTAAAAAATGTCAAGTTTATGAATCATATGAAGCACCATTTGGAACTTGAGAAGCAGAAGGGTGACAGCTGGGAAAACCACACCACCTGCCAGCATTGCCATCGGCAGTTTCCCACTCCCTTCCAGCTGCAATGTCACATCGAAAGTGTGCACACTACCCAGGAGCCCTCCACTGTCTGTAAAATTTGTGAATTGTCATTTGAAACAGATCAGGTTCTCTTACAGCACATGAAGGACAATCATAAGCCTGGCGAAATGCCCTATGTGTGCCAAGTTTGCAATTACAGATCGTCGGCCTTTGCTGATGTGGAAACACATTTCAGAACATGCCATGAAAACACTAAGAATTTGCTTTGTCCGTTTTGtctcaaaattttcaaaactgcAACACCATACATGTGTCATTATAGAGGACACTGGGAAAAGAGTGTTCACCAGTGTTCCAAGTGCCGGCTACAGTTTTtgactttcaaagaaaaaatggagCACAAGACCCAATGTCATCAAATGTTTAAGAAGCCTAAGCAACTGGAAGGATTGCCTCCTGATACAAAAGTTGTTATTCAAGTGTCACTGGGACCTCTTCAACCAGGATCAGTGAAAGTAGCATCTGTTACTGTGAGCACATCTGATTCTGAACCATCACCCTCCAGGTCTAAAAGTAGAAGTTCAAAAAACCTCCGTTAA